The proteins below are encoded in one region of Coffea arabica cultivar ET-39 chromosome 4c, Coffea Arabica ET-39 HiFi, whole genome shotgun sequence:
- the LOC113742236 gene encoding protein EDS1: MALGDSIGLKEELIKKACNLAMKAHLKSPEKAYIWEKTTRSSTEAVCAFPGTWAVTDWYSRMPFGETKINIALFPSLKSIGMDELALVNEAFSSRFEQLLCNSQLEREVEKALSDRKQIVFAGHSSGGPIASLATIWFLEKYVRTNNYQKPPYCVTFGSPLAGDRIFSHALRRENWARYFIHFVTRYDIVPRVMFSPLSSIEAGLQQILLYTSSKSPYFQNESIGNSSGVTSCFMVVMRNASAVASHAACHLMGCTNLLLETVSSFIELSPYRPFGTYIFCTGNGKSVILQNPDAILQLLFYSAQLSSETEIARVVYRSLNDNLSYENDLQDCLEMQNVVHLNNLLELPLSSHANTNDEAAQLNTVLNDLGLSSRARLCLRAAGELERQKIQNQVNIDSNRDSIRKGLNEIQGYQTKCEVRKVGYYDAFKLQKDINDFNANVKRLELAGIWDEIIEMLKRCELPDGFEARKEWIELGTMFRRLVEPLDIANYYRHLKHEDTGPYMVRARPKRYRFTQRWLEHAEKMQAGSSSESCFWAEVEELRAKPFEEMKEKVVSLERRTLNWIHDDHLSRDVLFEESTFCKWWRNLPPKHQSESCIARLMNNI, from the exons ATGGCGCTGGGTGACTCTATCGGACTTAAGGAAGAGCTGATCAAAAAAGCTTGTAATTTAGCCATGAAGGCTCATCTCAAGTCGCCAGAGAAGGCGTATATTTGGGAAAAGACGACGCGCAGCTCAACAGAAGCAGTCTGCGCCTTTCCTGGAACGTGGGCCGTGACTGATTGGTACAGTAGAATGCCTTTTGGGGAAACCAAGATCAATATTGCCTTGTTTCCGTCTCTCAAGAGTATTGGCATGGATGAGCTAGCTCTAGTAAATGAAGCTTTTTCTTCCAGATTTGAACAACTTTTATGCAATTCGCAGCTGGAGAGGGAG GTGGAAAAAGCATTGTCGGACAGAAAGCAGATAGTGTTCGCCGGACACTCCTCAGGTGGTCCAATTGCCTCACTAGCGACCATCTGGTTTTTGGAGAAATACGTAAGGACTAACAATTACCAGAAACCGCCTTACTGTGTGACTTTCGGATCCCCCCTTGCTGGAGACAGAATTTTTTCGCATGCTCTCAGACGAGAAAATTGGGCTCGCTATTTTATACATTTTGTCACGAGGTATGACATTGTGCCTCGCGTCATGTTCTCTCCTCTTTCATCCATTGAAGCGGGACTGCAGCAAATCCTCCTCTACACAAGTTCAAAATCTCCATACTTTCAGAATGAATCCATTGGAAATTCCAGTGGTGTAACATCCTGTTTTATGGTTGTCATGAGAAATGCATCGGCTGTAGCTAGCCATGCTGCTTGTCATCTCATGGGATGCACAAATTTGTTGTTGGAAACTGTGTCCAGCTTTATCGAACTCAGTCCATACAGACCTTTTGGCACCTATATCTTCTGCACTGGAAATGGAAAATCAGTTATCCTTCAGAATCCAGATGCAATCCTGCAGCTGCTGTTTTATTCGGCTCAGCTAAGCTCTGAAACAGAAATTGCGCGCGTTGTTTATAGAAGCTTAAACGACAATTTGAGCTATGAAAATGATTTACAGGATTGCTTAGAAATGCAAAATGTTGTTCATTTGAACAATCTTTTGGAACTTCCTTTGTCTTCACATGCCAACACAAATGATGAAGCAGCACAATTGAACACTGTTTTGAACGATCTCGGCCTG AGTTCAAGAGCAAGGCTGTGTCTTCGTGCTGCTGGGGAGTTGGAGAGGCAGAAAATACAAAACCAAGTCAATATTGATTCCAACAGGGATAGCATACGAAAAGGACTAAACGAGATACAAGGGTACCAGACCAAATGTGAAGTGCGCAAGGTAGGTTATTATGATGCCTTTAAGCTTCAGAAAGACATAAACGACTTCAATGCTAATGTCAAGAGACTGGAGTTAGCAGGAATATGGGATGAAATCATCGAAATGTTAAAAAGATGTGAACTTCCAGATGGATTTGAGGCTAGGAAAGAGTGGATAGAACTTGGAACCATGTTTAGGCGGTTGGTTGAACCTCTGGACATTGCCAACTACTATAGACACTTAAAGCATGAAGACACAGGACCTTACATGGTAAGGGCTAGGCCAAAACGTTATAGATTTACACAAAGATGGCTCGAACATGCTGAGAAAATGCAAGCAGGATCGAGCTCAGAGTCATGTTTCTGGGCTGAAGTGGAGGAACTCAGAGCAAAGCCATtcgaagaaatgaaggagaaggTTGTCAGCTTGGAGAGACGAACATTGAACTGGATACACGACGATCATCTAAGCAGAGATGTTCTCTTTGAAGAATCAACCTTTTGCAAATGGTGGAGAAATCTTCCTCCCAAACATCAATCTGAATCTTGCATTGCAAGGTTGATGAACAACATTTAG
- the LOC140005417 gene encoding uncharacterized protein isoform X2 — protein MTAEKRKKPSCDSSPVSCTSDCSTRSSTASNNFIKCLEVYFEQMASRIHWTDAMDEAFLTAYVSFRENNVWDNRKSLETNYDMLAAHLASNDIMTVTGQQLQTRFYHIKKKWDLFCNLRGISSKIETGVGWSEDSYCFTADDEHWANLEQTNASYVDFKKENSCYWYDRLTPLLLGRHATGSRAQSASEVVPSEPPRRERSNTAAKNRKGKGKASSSRVPTPVNVTAVEDDDDVYYVPPVPGAVGGKRSASSLGTSGEPEGSRGSKSTRSSTGLEDAISKIGNYTDFVLDDRRSRSEFDSVYGIMQCQDVITSMEIPDAWRLEANCHYAKYENEGEKIIFLRASAADRYGYILKLMKEKGLA, from the exons ATGACCGCTGAGAAGAGGAAGAAGCCTTCTTGCGATT CCTCACCTGTTAGCTGTACGTCCGATTGCTCTACCCGTTCGTCAACTGCATCCAACAACTTCATCAAGTGCCTTGAGGTCTATTTTGAG CAAATGGCTTCTAGGATACACTGGACTGATGCAATGGATGAAGCTTTCCTCACAGCCTACGTCAGTTTTCGGGAAAATAACGTTTGGGACAACAGGAAGTCGCTAGAGACCAACTACGACATGTTGGCAGCCCATTTGGCGAGCAATGACATAATGACTGTGACTGGCCAGCAATTGCAGACCAGATTCTATCAcatcaagaagaaatgggacCTGTTCTGCAATCTGCGTGGGATTTCATCAAAAATAGAGACCGGGGTTGGGTGGAGTGAGGACAGCTACTGTTTCACTGCTGATGATGAACATTGGGCCAACTTGGAGCAG ACCAATGCCTCGTACGTTGACTTCAAAAAAGAGAATTCATGCTACTGGTACGATCGGTTGACACCTTTACTGCTTGGAAGACATGCCACAGGCAGCCGTGCCCAGTCTGCAAGCGAGGTAGTTCCATCGGAACCGCCTCGCCGAGAACGGTCCAACACTGCTGCTAAAAATCGGAAGGGAAAAGGTAAAGCCTCTAGTTCGAGGGTGCCTACTCCGGTGAACGTAACAGCAGTTGAGGATGACGACGACGTCTACTATGTTCCCCCAGTTCCTGGTGCAGTTGGAGGAAAACGGTCAGCCTCAAGCCTAGGAACCAGTGGTGAACCTGAAGGGAGTAGAGGTTCAAAATCGACACGATCATCTACTGGTCTTGAGGATGCTATAAGCAAGATCGGGAATTACACCGACTTCGTTCTTGACGACAGACGGAGTAGGTCGGAGTTCGACTCCGTCTACGGCATAATGCAGTGCCAGGATGTGATCACCTCAATGGAAATTCCGGACGCGTGGAGACTTGAAGCTAACTGTCACTATGCCAAATATGAGAACGAGGGTGAAAAGATTATTTTTCTTAGAGCTTCTGCAGCCGATCGCTACGGCTACATCCTCAAGTTGATGAAGGAAAAAGGCTTGGCCTAA
- the LOC113742239 gene encoding formin-like protein 8 translates to MSQNRVVATAVAATAASTLLVAGILFYFVYRFTVARQRERDKQHNSSFHREMTPSVAVTREEFMQNGGILRGLIVDENGRDVLYLRKAQGGRFTSCFSKVWFNPINEEEEKEMDGRELKPSSNSTGSPVPEIPLLPRASSHHHNYHHDAFDIPGDHQAVTLMDHPPKQTSGLLHFTPPPPPLVIPPKQSPPPPPPPPPLVRKTASLTLSTPQPPPPPPLPAKGVPKPPNRFSKPPAVPSKMKPAGSLPLPPKHGKGDASYHQTKLKPLYWDKLPTNTDHSMVWHEITDGSFRFDDKLMEALFGYAAQNQKPTEERSISSSNSSTASSPAPPAQVFILDPRKSQNTAIVLKSLAISRKEILDALQEGHGLSADDLEKLSKISPTPEEAAKILQFNGNPTKLADAESFLYHILKSIPSAFIRLNAMLFRSSYDPDILHLKESLQTLELSCKELRTRGIFLKLLEAILKTGNRMNAGTTRGNAQGFNLSALQKLSYVKSTDGKTTLLHFVVEQVIRSEGKRCANNTRNHEISGNSNDTSNNCKGDECWDSKTTKEDVDKEYLMLGLPIVEGLSMEFSNVKKAATTDYENFMGMCPALTMRIHDIRQLVSRCGSSNERSGFVREMKGFLEECEDELKVVREEQARVMQLVKRTTEYYQAGASIDKGTDPLQLFGIVKDFLAMVDQVCIDISKKLQKKPWPTAITSAGSPPLSPLALSPKTPVRLQNLQSHFVSQETGTLSSESEDDF, encoded by the exons ATGTCACAAAATCGAGTAGTTGCTACTGCTGTTGCAGCCACGGCTGCGAGCACCTTACTCGTTGCAGGAATTTTATTCTACTTCGTCTACAGATTCACCGTGGCTCGGCAGCGTGAGAGGGACAAGCAGCACAATTCGAGTTTCCACAGAGAGATGACGCCGTCGGTGGCGGTGACACGTGAAGAGTTTATGCAAAATGGTGGAATTCTTAGAGGACTAATAGTTGATGAGAATGGAAGGGATGTTCTTTATTTGAGAAAAGCTCAAGGTGGAAGGTTTACAAGTTGTTTTTCCAAGGTTTGGTTCAATCCCATaaatgaagaagaggaaaaggaaatggaTGGCAGGGAACTCAAGCCCAGCAGCAATAGTACTGGTAGTCCTGTCCCGGAAATTCCCTTGCTCCCACGGGCATCATCACATCATCACAATTATCATCATGATGCATTTGACATCCCCGGTGATCATCAGGCAGTTACGCTGATGGATCATCCACCAAAGCAAACTTCAGGCCTGTTACATTTtacaccaccacctccaccactagtcattcCCCCGAAGCAAAgccctccaccaccaccaccaccacctccgctCGTCAGAAAGACCGCATCCTTGACCCTGTCCACGCCTCAACCTCCCCCTCCTCCGCCACTTCCAGCAAAAGGAGTTCCAAAACCACCAAACAGATTTTCGAAACCACCAGCAGTTCCATCCAAAATGAAACCAGCTGGATCACTGCCTCTTCCACCCAAGCACGGTAAAGGTGATGCTTCTTATCATCAGACCAAACTGAAGCCACTGTACTGGGATAAACTGCCGACAAATACTGATCACTCCATGGTTTGGCATGAGATCACCGATGGATCTTTCCG GTTTGACGATAAACTTATGGAAGCTCTCTTTGGATATGCCGCCCAAAACCAGAAACCCACAGAGGAAAGGAGTATTTCCTCTTCAAATTCATCCACGGCTTCTAGTCCAGCTCCACCTGCTCAAGTTTTCATCCTTGATCCTAGGAAGTCGCAGAACACAGCGATTGTACTTAAATCTTTAGCCATCTCTCGGAAAGAAATCCTGGATGCTCTCCAGGAGGGTCATGGACTGAGTGCTGACGATCTTGAAAAGCTAAGCAAGATTTCGCCAACTCCTGAAGAAGCAGCCAAAATCCTGCAATTCAACGGGAACCCCACAAAGCTTGCAGATGCCGAGTCTTTTCTCTACCACATCCTCAAATCTATTCCCTCGGCTTTTATCCGTCTCAATGCAATGCTTTTCAGGTCAAGTTACGATCCTGATATCCTTCATCTCAAGGAGTCTCTGCAAACACTTGAATTGAGCTGTAAAGAGTTAAGAACTCGAGGAATTTTCCTCAAACTTCTGGAAGCCATTCTAAAGACTGGCAACCGAATGAACGCTGGAACTACCAGGGGAAACGCTCAGGGTTTCAACCTCAGCGCCCTCCAAAAACTTTCCTACGTGAAGAGTACTGATGGAAAGACTACTCTGCTTCATTTTGTGGTCGAACAGGTGATTCGTTCTGAGGGCAAACGCTGTGCCAATAATACCCGAAATCATGAAATCAGCGGCAACAGCAACGATACTAGCAATAACTGTAAAGGTGATGAATGTTGGGATAGCAAGACTACCAAAGAAGATGTAGATAAAGAGTACCTAATGCTTGGATTACCAATAGTTGAAGGCTTAAGTATGGAGTTCTCAAATGTAAAGAAAGCAGCCACCACAGACTATGAGAATTTCATGGGTATGTGTCCTGCTCTCACGATGAGGATCCATGACATCCGGCAGCTAGTTTCACGCTGTGGAAGCAGTAACGAAAGAAGTGGATTTGTGAGGGAAATGAAAGGGTTCCTAGAGGAATGCGAGGACGAGCTTAAGGTGGTAAGAGAGGAACAAGCAAGGGTGATGCAGCTTGTTAAAAGAACCACAGAATATTACCAAGCTGGAGCTTCAATAGACAAAGGGACAGATCCACTTCAATTGTTTGGCATTGTGAAGGACTTCTTGGCCATGGTTGATCAAGTTTGTATCGACATTTCGAAGAAACTTCAGAAGAAACCATGGCCTACTGCGATTACAAGTGCAGGATCCCCGCCTTTATCACCATTAGCACTATCCCCAAAGACTCCAGTCAGGCTCCAAAACTTGCAGTCACATTTTGTGTCACAGGAAACTGGGACGTTATCGAGTGAATCAGAAGACGATTTCTGA
- the LOC113738483 gene encoding uncharacterized protein, translating to MEEEKAAALYDELTRKGEGAARFKQGLGFSSTSHREAVPPRGSGLPSFSSSSSFLSTFVKASSPSKTGELDKQAQLESIQNKLKKTPHQPQNLTASTREVSRDRDRDSSHSSDRSRSGERERHSRRRSRSPSRNRERHSKRRSRSGSRDDYRMRRRGYRSRSRERERERGRRRSSRSESPTQRKSSQNSTARKVEKERNNDGRVEYAETIEGYDKMTPAEKIKARMKFQLSEAAEKDEVKGTGSGWERFDFDRDAPLDDEEIEAVEDDAALVKHIGQSFRFATVEARRDKETRAAHDEAIFGVSSRPADPETAEQEEAGIVKKETHESTQITNLLSDQVLAMQQGSWRHCVRKK from the exons ATGGAGGAAGAAAAAGCTGCAGCTTTATATGATGAGTTAACCCGCAAGGGAGAAGGAGCCGCTAGGTTCAAACAAGGCCTTGGTTTCTCTTCCACATCACACAGGGAGGCCGTTCCTCCCCGAGGCTCAGGTCTTCCCTCcttttcatcatcatcatcttttcTTAGCACATTCGTTAAAGCCTCGAGCCCTTCGAAAACCGGTGAGCTCGACAAGCAGGCTCAACTTGAATCCATCCAGAACAAGCTCAAAAAAACGCCCCACCAACCCCAAAACCTAACAGCTTCGACCAGGGAGGTTTCAAGAGACAGAGATAGAGACAGTAGCCACTCAAGTGATCGCAGCCGGAGCGGGGAAAGGGAAAGGCACTCAAGGCGCCGGAGCCGAAGCCCGAGTAGAAATCGCGAAAGGCATTCGAAGCGCCGGAGCAGGAGTGGCAGCCGAGATGATTATCGAATGCGAAGGCGTGGGTATAGAAGTAGAAgtagggagagggagagggagagggggcGTAGGAGGAGTTCAAGGAGTGAGTCGCCGACGCAGAGAAAATCTTCGCAGAATAGTACTGCTAGAAAGGTggagaaagagagaaacaaTGATGGCAGGGTTGAGTATGCGGAAACCATTGAAGGTTATGACAAAATG ACGCCAGCAGAAAAAATCAAAGCCAGGATGAAATTTCAACTTTCTGAAGCAG CTGAAAAGGATGAAGTAAAGGGTACTGGCTCAGGATGGGAGCGGTTTGACTTTGACAGAGATGCTCCTTTGGATGATGAGGAGATTGAAG CTGTGGAGGATGATGCAGCCCTAGTGAAGCACATTGGTCAAAGCTTTCGGTTTGCAACAGTAGAG GCAAGGAGGGACAAAGAAACAAGAGCTGCTCATGATGAGGCCATATTTGGAGTTTCTTCACGTCCAGCTGATCCTGAAACAGCTGAACAAGAAGAAGCTGGGATTGTCAAGAAAGAGACACATGAAAGTACCCAAATTACTAACCTCTTAAGTGACCAG GTACTTGCAATGCAGCAAGGTTCTTGGCGTCATTGTGTACGTAAAAAATAA
- the LOC140005417 gene encoding uncharacterized protein isoform X1, producing MQQFIPSRGNCILTETCNKNDRWLRSKATVKAFTPEHSTKARSAPLFGPLFTIFIYQQTGKTAAIKPSLQRRPANKILDCVLNLKVSHFTLPRSTLPTPKRNFLLRGHSTFSLSTAAASPVSCTSDCSTRSSTASNNFIKCLEVYFEQMASRIHWTDAMDEAFLTAYVSFRENNVWDNRKSLETNYDMLAAHLASNDIMTVTGQQLQTRFYHIKKKWDLFCNLRGISSKIETGVGWSEDSYCFTADDEHWANLEQTNASYVDFKKENSCYWYDRLTPLLLGRHATGSRAQSASEVVPSEPPRRERSNTAAKNRKGKGKASSSRVPTPVNVTAVEDDDDVYYVPPVPGAVGGKRSASSLGTSGEPEGSRGSKSTRSSTGLEDAISKIGNYTDFVLDDRRSRSEFDSVYGIMQCQDVITSMEIPDAWRLEANCHYAKYENEGEKIIFLRASAADRYGYILKLMKEKGLA from the exons ATGCAACAATTCATTCCCTCACGTGGCAACTGCATTTTGACGGAAACCTGCAATAAAAATGACCGTTGGTTGAGGAGTAAAGCCACAGTAAAGGCATTTACTCCTGAACACAGCACAAAGGCTAGAAGTGCTCCTCTGTTCGGGCCTCTCTTCACCATTTTCATCTACCAACAGACGGGAAAGACAGCTGCAATAAAACCCAGCTTGCAGAGACGTCCGGCAAACAAGATCCTTGACTGCGTTTTGAATCTGAAGGTGTCGCATTTCACCCTGCCGCGGTCGACGCTACCAACACCCAAGCGGAATTTCTTGCTCCGAGGCCATTCCACGTTCTCCCTATCTACTGCGGCAG CCTCACCTGTTAGCTGTACGTCCGATTGCTCTACCCGTTCGTCAACTGCATCCAACAACTTCATCAAGTGCCTTGAGGTCTATTTTGAG CAAATGGCTTCTAGGATACACTGGACTGATGCAATGGATGAAGCTTTCCTCACAGCCTACGTCAGTTTTCGGGAAAATAACGTTTGGGACAACAGGAAGTCGCTAGAGACCAACTACGACATGTTGGCAGCCCATTTGGCGAGCAATGACATAATGACTGTGACTGGCCAGCAATTGCAGACCAGATTCTATCAcatcaagaagaaatgggacCTGTTCTGCAATCTGCGTGGGATTTCATCAAAAATAGAGACCGGGGTTGGGTGGAGTGAGGACAGCTACTGTTTCACTGCTGATGATGAACATTGGGCCAACTTGGAGCAG ACCAATGCCTCGTACGTTGACTTCAAAAAAGAGAATTCATGCTACTGGTACGATCGGTTGACACCTTTACTGCTTGGAAGACATGCCACAGGCAGCCGTGCCCAGTCTGCAAGCGAGGTAGTTCCATCGGAACCGCCTCGCCGAGAACGGTCCAACACTGCTGCTAAAAATCGGAAGGGAAAAGGTAAAGCCTCTAGTTCGAGGGTGCCTACTCCGGTGAACGTAACAGCAGTTGAGGATGACGACGACGTCTACTATGTTCCCCCAGTTCCTGGTGCAGTTGGAGGAAAACGGTCAGCCTCAAGCCTAGGAACCAGTGGTGAACCTGAAGGGAGTAGAGGTTCAAAATCGACACGATCATCTACTGGTCTTGAGGATGCTATAAGCAAGATCGGGAATTACACCGACTTCGTTCTTGACGACAGACGGAGTAGGTCGGAGTTCGACTCCGTCTACGGCATAATGCAGTGCCAGGATGTGATCACCTCAATGGAAATTCCGGACGCGTGGAGACTTGAAGCTAACTGTCACTATGCCAAATATGAGAACGAGGGTGAAAAGATTATTTTTCTTAGAGCTTCTGCAGCCGATCGCTACGGCTACATCCTCAAGTTGATGAAGGAAAAAGGCTTGGCCTAA
- the LOC113741233 gene encoding uncharacterized protein, translating to MHSDSIAANASNIPTAASNAKDFAKKKRVNRSAKLKQCKLDARREQWLSQVKNKSGKEESNGGTIVQPMATAGNRMGRAIEKLEIRPRVEEGNDGGSVHHYSDSESPSNSPMSHTGSVLGGNDSGTNFTGSSSSSSSSSSGGCCSGSMSEEDEDGEDGCLDDWEAVADALAATDEKQQLHIGTAPVDKNIAHFDSQSDVNHQTVSGIDISKEKPENGVSVQRAPVNCCAWRPDDAFRPQSLPNLSKQYSFPMNSDRHYGCGGSVWGCKNAASIPKSCPICYEDLDFTDSSFLPCSCGFRLCLFCHKRILEEDGRCPGCRKQYNYDPVEGEATLDGGSLTYRLGRSCSMITRS from the exons ATGCATTCTGATTCAATTGCTGCCAACGCTTCCAACATCCCTACGGCTGCCTCTAACGCCAAAGATTTCGCCAAGAAAAAGAGg GTTAATCGGTCTGCCAAGTTGAAGCAGTGCAAGCTCGATGCTCGTCGTGAGCAGTGGCTCTCTCAAG TCAAGAACAAGAGTGGGAAGGAGGAATCAAATGGTGGAACTATTGTTCAGCCAATGGCCACTGCAGGCAATAGGATGGGCAGAGCCATAGAGAAGCTGGAAATAAGGCCAAGGGTGGAGGAAGGGAATGATGGTGGATCCGTACATCATTACAGCGATTCGGAGTCACCCTCAAATAGCCCAATGAGCCACACTGGAAGTGTCCTGGGAGGCAATGACTCCGGTACGAATTTCACTGGGAGCAGTAGCAGCAGCAGTAGTAGCAGCAGTGGTGGATGTTGTTCAGGAAGCATGAGTgaagaggatgaagatggagaggaTGGATGCTTGGATGATTGGGAGGCTGTGGCTGATGCTTTGGCTGCTACAGATGAGAAGCAGCAATTGCATATTGGTACAGCTCCTGTGGATAAGAATATTGCCCATTTTGACTCTCAGTCAGATGTAAATCACCAGACAGTTTCTGGTATTGATATTTCGAAAGAAAAGCCAGAGAATGGGGTATCAGTGCAGAGAGCTCCAGTGAATTGCTGTGCATGGAGGCCTGACGATGCTTTTAGACCTCAGAGTTTGCCCAACTTGTCCAAGCAGTACAGTTTCCCAATGAATTCAGATAGGCATTATGGCTGTGGTGGATCTGTCTGGGGTTGCAAGAATGCTGCATCCATACCAAAATCTTGCCCTATCTGCTATGAGGATCTGGACTTCACTGATtcaagttttcttccttgttctTGTGGGTTCAGGCTTTGTCTTTTCTGCCACAAGAGGATTCTTGAGGAGGATGGGCGCTGTCCTGGCTGTCGTAAGCAGTATAACTATGATCCTGTTGAGGGGGAGGCAACTCTGGATGGAGGCAGCCTGACATACCGATTGGGTCGTTCTTGTAGCATGATAACGAGGTCTTAG